GGTTCGCCTGGGTGAAATGACGTTCTCAGGTGGAGGCGCTTATTATTATCGTTTCATCAATGGCAACTACAGCTATGTTGTTTATAGCGGTACGGGAAAAGGATGGGATTATACCGGCCTGAAAGTATATAAAAACCAAAAGCTCATCATGAAAAAAGAGTGCACTAATGGGGGGTTTTTACCTAATGAATATCGCGGTCAAGGCCTCGTAAAAGAAGCGGACACCGGTGATGATGCAACATACGGTTATGTTGATTAATACATCATTTTCAGGATGGTAAAATATGATGAGCCGTTACTTACACTGTAGCACAGTATTCGCATGTCTTTTATTCGCTGCTCCAACTCATGCGATTGAGATCTGGCACTCAAACACCGTCTGGGCAAATCAAGGGATGTGCAGCGCCACTTTCACGCTGGACAGTGGCATGGAAAGCGTTGGTTCGTTAGAGATAGGCTTTGACCTCGTTGATGCAAAAAATAACCTTGTAGCTCATGATACTTTGCAGGTAGACCCATTCGGCGATTCTGATGCCACGCGATACCAAACGGCTTTCGCCGAAGGCGAACATTATTGCGAAAGCAATCTCACGCTGCGCCTGACGTCACTGGCATTAGTTAACGGAAAGACCAAACAGCCTTTACCTCTCAGTTTGCTTACACCAAGGGCATTTATTCCATTCCCTATCATTAACCCGCAGGCAGATCACTAATATGTCTATAGACGCTGAAGCAAACTCAACACCTGACAATAATGGACCTGCCCTTTGCTTTTTGTTATTACTTATCTTTGGCGGGTTCGTTTTCTTTATACCTGCAAGCGTTGTGGTCGCCTTCCCGGCCGTTCTCGCCGGTTCCTTCCTGTATTTTATCTGGTATCTTATTTCGGAAGGGCATTTAGGTAATATTCTTGGCAGTATGATCGTCAGCATGATACTTATGGCTATCGCCGCAGCTATTCCTGTCATTGGCTGGATATTGTTACTTCTGTGGATCTTCTACAATATTGCGAAAGCCTTTGAGACGATAAAAACATTACTTCCCGATGCGCTCTTTAGCGCTGTTCTTTATGGATGTTTGCTCTTTCCCGTTATCCAGGAAATGGCAATGGACGGGGAGAGCAACATGGCTGCCACTATCGCTTGTGGTGTCGTGTACGTGATAACTGCAGGGCTTTATTGTTCCAGGTTAACGCAGCTGGCAACCAACACTAAGCAAAGTATTTTCTATTTTTCAATTATGTGGCTTTCGGTCCCACTTATCGCACTTCTGATCGTCTCGATTGTGGCATCCTTGCGCGCGGCATTCAGAACCGTGCTGACCCCGGTGCAGACCGTGGTCAAAACCCCGCAAAACGTATCAGCGCATATGCGAGGCGGGAGCCATGTCAACGCTTACACCCGAACTGTGACCACCATTCAACATAGCGTGACCTCCCAGACGCTTCCGGGGATGGGAGCTGTTGGGGCCTCTATGGTTGGTTCCGTATCGGAGGCAACGATAACAACACCACAACAGCCACAGCAAACCTTGCCAGCGCTGGAACACAAACCAGCCGGGGGTGAATTAACACAGTATGCGACGAACAAAGACCACAATTTTTACCGCTACGACAATCTCAACGCGAAAAAAATAAGCAATTTCGTCCAGGCGGCCAGTCATCGTCAATCGCTGCCTCCTCTCACGGAAGATGCGATCCTGTTCTACTACGACGAAACGGTTTTCGGCCAAGGGGATCATGGTGTGGTATTAACCGATGACGGTGTTTTTTGCGTGTTGGGAAAATTGTATGAAACTTTCTACGCCCGCTTCAGCGAAGTCAGTAGCGTAGTCATAAAAGGATCCTTTAATAAAAAAATTGTCCTGCATATGAA
This region of Enterobacter asburiae genomic DNA includes:
- a CDS encoding IrmA family protein, whose translation is MMSRYLHCSTVFACLLFAAPTHAIEIWHSNTVWANQGMCSATFTLDSGMESVGSLEIGFDLVDAKNNLVAHDTLQVDPFGDSDATRYQTAFAEGEHYCESNLTLRLTSLALVNGKTKQPLPLSLLTPRAFIPFPIINPQADH